Genomic window (Nitrospiria bacterium):
GGTGACATCCTATGGCACGAGGCAAAAGAAAAACCTAAGGAAAAACGCTCCTTGGGGGAAATGGTAAAAAATCTGGATGCCCACCGAAAAGAAACAGAAGAAAAATTTGAAAGGGAAAAACAGGCCTTAAAAGACCGCTCCAGAATTTTAGAAGAAAAGGTTAAAGAATCAATGAAAAGGGTTGATAAAGAAGGTCCTCCCCCTATTCGACCCATCGATTTTGATTAAACTCCCCACCCTTCTTCACAGATTCGCTGTTAATTCGTCAATCAAAGGAATCACTGCGTAGGTTAGCCCTTTTTCATTCCGTTTAGGCATCCGCAATAAATCAATTGGCCCAATAAAACCCTGCTCCTGATAAAGCTTTCCAAGCCAAATCAGCCGTTCCCCGACCCGATGCCGGCGAACCGCATCATTGATTTCGTTGATGGGAACATGAAACTGTGAAGACACTTCCGAAGGGTCTTTTCCGTTTTCCAACGCTTTTAAAATTTTCTCCCAGCGCTTTGCTTTTTTGTGGGCTTCGGTAAAATCAAGAAAAATTTCATCTCCCTCCACATAAATCTCATAGCGTTTAACACAGACCGATGCATCGGATTCTTGCTGACCGGTTCTCACATCAAATTTCCATAAATGCCAGGGGCATACGACCCAATGGCCTTCCAACCTACCGCGTTCCAGAGGACCCCCTTCATGGGGACAAACTGCATCCAGAGCAAAAAATTTCCCCTTCACATTATAAACAGC
Coding sequences:
- a CDS encoding 2-nitropropane dioxygenase, with amino-acid sequence MKTDPNSKLTVECPCCEAKLLVDSGTGDILWHEAKEKPKEKRSLGEMVKNLDAHRKETEEKFEREKQALKDRSRILEEKVKESMKRVDKEGPPPIRPIDFD
- a CDS encoding Rieske (2Fe-2S) protein; the protein is MRRVLFPVGKVSHFLPGTSLGIEKDGKNIAVYNVKGKFFALDAVCPHEGGPLERGRLEGHWVVCPWHLWKFDVRTGQQESDASVCVKRYEIYVEGDEIFLDFTEAHKKAKRWEKILKALENGKDPSEVSSQFHVPINEINDAVRRHRVGERLIWLGKLYQEQGFIGPIDLLRMPKRNEKGLTYAVIPLIDELTANL